CAAGTAAAATTCaagcaaaaatcaacaattAAAACTTCAATCAACAATTATCCAAAGAAAACTCAAGCATCAAAATTTCAGAAACTAAAAAACTTGGAATTTTGGATACCTTTTTGTCTTCAGAAACTGGCAAGAATGGTAACTTCTTGGCAATTGCAGGTGTAGGTGATAAAGAGCTAAAACGCCGTTTTCTATCATGCTCACCCATGCTCCCCATTGAaaccccacacacacacacacaaacccTAGAAAACACTAACTTCACTCATATCACATAAGCTTCAAATTTCACCAATTATCCTAAACACAATCAGAAACTTCAAATTCCAAATCAAAACCCTAACAAATCAATTCAACAAAACCCtaattcaaaccaaaaatactgaaagaaaaaaaaaattaacaaaaaaacacaaactaATTTGCTTCAATTTTTCTCTATCTATCTAGTTCGAAACTTTGATGCAAGAATTGAAACCTAGGTTTCAATTTTTGCGCTATATTCTCTCTGTTTCTCCCTCTCTAGTTTCTCTCTCTAGAAGTTTCTTTCTTTGcatattctttcttttctgaGAAACACACGAAGTGGAAGAGAAAGAAATAAAGTGGggtattttgtatttttgtaaCGAAGAAATGGTTAAAATGTAATTTTGTGATGTTTCTGAGggtatttttttataactaagTTCACGCGTGTGAGTGAGTATAGTTAAAGTGCATTGTGCATCGCGTGAATTAACGAAACTGTGGACTCTATTTTGGTTgataattatgaattttttatttttatttatagaaatttcttttttggtaatttttttttatagaaagtaaaattggtatttttttataagaaaaattggtacatttttttatagaaagtAAAAagtacaataataataatgataccaaaataagaaaaataaaatataatcatatttagtattataataatagtatttttttactaaagtattataataatagttaataataccaaaataagaaaaataaagtatagtattataataatagttttgtcaaaaaaaaaataatactaatactacGCAATAGTTAACGTTGATCTTTCGTTTGGACATTCAACAGAGTTAAAACTGCTAGGGAGAATTTGTCACATAGTTGGGTCTCACAAGACTTATGGGATTAGTTTTTGCAGTTGTGCGCATGAAATATCGGATTTACGTCAAAAAATAGTCAATGTTAGTCCTGTTagaattaacttaataatttaatcatatacaTGCTCttaataacaaagattaaatctataatattactttagtgcggaagccaaataaacacaagcatgtatataaaacaggatctacgacatgttgatttatcaaagatCATAGtaataggaatacctggatgacgaatccattagatgaactaaccgttataatcctgaaacacaaagagagacggacgacgagcatccgttggcttgtggttcttcctcaaccaggactccttatgcctttaggactcttctgatggggagaagagtcaatatgcagtgtgtccggtatattggggaccatagcctatatatagtgtgatggccaattagggttcccattattccgaaattggccatcctgacatccactcatattgagcccatatccaattaattaattaattctaaatagaaatctaattagccttttactttatttgatcacttaatcaattaaggctcctaattgataaatagctaatataattatatataaagatatttgcccacataatattattgaaatattataaaatattccaacaatctcccacttgggctACATATCGTTATAATTATATCATTGTTCCTTAGGCGCGCATCCGAATGCTATTCATCTTTAGATTTCAACCTTACAATCTGGTCCATCTCATACACCAATAATGGGACCACCGCGGCTGTCGTCACTGACGTATAACGTGACGGAACCCCGACGACCACCACATCAATGTACTTGACGACATAGATCTGATATGGATGAGTGGCATGGAAATTTCATGCAATGTGATCTCTAAATCATGCCTATTTCCaactggtccaactgaaaactttagtgagatcaaactgaagtttgcaaattcaatatttgcacCAAAGATACATAACCggttataacaataataacctcaaactttatttctgcagaaaacctTAACAAAACATGTATCTTTATCAATACCAAAGTTAGAACATAACAAATTAGAGACTCCCACTAATCCAAGACATCCttagtgacaaaaataatatgaaagaccTTAGGTGTCACGTCTTTGATTAGTGAGTCAGCTAGCATAAACTTTATCTTTATATGTTCTAtcattcaacaacaacattgtCCGACTAATTTATGTCACAATATAACTTAATTTGTCTTTCAAAACCTTTTACTTTATGCAACCAAGTGACATAAATACCAATAGTCATTTCTTGAGTTAGAATGTCCATTAAATATAGACATTCTAAAAGGATCGGAGTCGAACATCCTAATGATCTCCAAATTATTCAATCTCCGATATGTGAGCACAAATTATTGTTCTCTATAACAATCCTTATGGTTGCCACATTTCAACAATTCAAATTTAGAATTGCTCAAGTATCTGCCAAATGATCTTATTATATACACTATTTCCGAATGCGTATAAGTAAGATCGTACATAAGTTTCTCAAAGCTGAAGCATATAtgaaaatactttattttctaaatttccagatttttcttttgaacaatGATTGAGACTAGATAGTCTCCCTTTATAATTAAGGCAATTCCTTAGTTTATTGACTTTCATGTCGAATTTACTTTCAACTTTATTGATACAACTCTTTTGTGATAACCGAATGATACATTGAGAAATCTAAGTATCAAAATGCCTAATACAAAAGAGATGTGCCCAAGATCTTTTGTCACTAAACTTTTGTTAGTGATTTATTGGTTTCACACAATATATCaattttgactaaataaaataaattcgaCACATTAAATTTAGAATATAAACATACTCCCACTGAACCTGTATGATCCACAACTCTCCATAATATATATCTCAAAACCAAATGAGACAATCACCTTATGAGACTTTTGTGGTATCAATAATGAGACAACTTTCTTAACAAATAAATGGATTTATTTTGTTTGCACATTATCTACTTCGTGTCTATTGACATAAAGTTTCATCTGATTGCACTTTATTGTGTTTCTTAATGTTGTCATTAAGAAACACTATCTTGATATCCATCTTATTTAGCTCCAAAAACTATAATAAGTAACAAGTGTCGTGACTGTCCTAATggagttttcaaaacaaaacgaaCATGAATTCTCTTTTCAGTCAATACTTTATGACACTTCATACTTTAATTCTTGAATGGTATTGAGTTTGATCTTCATGAATTAATCTCTTAACCtaattgagagaaagaaaacTAATGTCCTTATGAGAATCcaaatttactatataaatagtaacCGTATGAATTGATTTAGAAACAATTCTTCCTCactcaattttgttcttttactATATCTCTCCCCCAAACTCAATATCTTCAAGAGACTTTGCAATTTTCGTCTCATAATGTTCATTAGCATGGGACCGaagtttatatttctcaaaattttcaacaattcTAGATTGTCACAAGTCATAACTGAATtgactataataatatttgtatttaaaagacAAATTGAATCTCTcgatttaaaataataatcaagaatttataacaataaaacaaaacttaattcaattaatgattcaccaaattgtcttttaaatacaaatataagttAGTAACAACAATCTAACAAATAGTTGAAAAACCATCAATCTTCACCGACTTATTTCCTCGCCAGATTGATGTGTCTTTCAACATCATTGGAAATTTGTCAGTTTAGatcaaatttattattctttatttgcCTTTATCCTTTGAGGTATTTACATAATgaacactattttattttctcttgcttCAACTGTTTCTTTATTGCACACTTTATGAAATGATTCtattaaaaaatcatttctAACTTTAATAGTTATAAGACTAATTGTGCAAATAGAACACTATATGCTAAATTTTCGACAAGATAActtgattgtcaaaattatatCGCTTTATCAAGATTAAATAGTTACCTAATGTGCTCTTGAGATTTTCTTTGCTTAATAATCCGAATGAAATATTATCTCTCCAACGAGAGCTTATTTTTCGCTTTATTGCTTTATAAGCACTTTAATTTAAGCAAAGAAaacatgacaaaaaattatgtcaTCTTAAATAATACCTCAAATGTCTCTGAAATTCAAAACTTTATGATCATGACCTATGTCATTCGGAATATACTCACCTTTTATACTTGAGTCTCACTTTAAAGTTACCGAATAGTGagagaatttgaatttttccaTGTTGACATAAGTTTAGATCCAAGAACACAAATGTTCTTCCTTTATTTCTAAGCACTAgaattttaagaatttaaaattctaacatgattttgcagatacataaactatattagtttATAGAGAACTAAAAATTACTCACCAAAATACATAATGCACCATTGATGTCAAGCCcttaaaaaataacatcaattgCTAGTGGTATTTCATGACAATGATCAAACATTGAcgatcaatattaaaaaataataaatccttATAATCGTCACATGTTTACCATTATAAGTGTGAATGCAATCCACTAAATACTTATATGGATTTACACTAACACGTCTTTATTAGGCACATCAATAAATTATGATAGAGACATGCTCaactttatttgtaaattataagACAAACAAGATACCAAACGCACCATCAATCCCCAATCTTTGATTGTAAGAATTAACTGCAAGCGGTACTCTCAACGTAATGATCAAATGTTGGTAATAAGTCCTGTCAAATAATAGTCACCTTTTGGCATCCTATTATCCACATGGTAAATAACTTTATAATCACCACACATTTACCATCACATGTATGTAATTATTCGGCCAAACTGCACGTCTTCCTTTTGGCCGACCGTAACAGCTCGCATAAATAATCTCATACTACACCctttataatttcaattgaatcTAGTCTACGCACCGGAGGTTGCTTTATGCAACTTTTTGCTTCGACAAACTCAATCAAAATTACTagacaatttaataaattgaatatatatgtatgtaattATTCGACCGAACTGTGTCTACCTTTTGGTAGACCAAAATAGTTTGcatgaataattttatacatcCTTATGTGATTCTAACTGAATCAAATCTACGCAACAGAGGTTACTTTTGCAACTTGTTGTTTCAACCAACTCAGTCAAAGTCACCTgacaatttattaaatcaaatgggaAAAGTCTTAAATTTACAAGGTACTACCCACAAAATGTAGACCGTATTCCTTTACGATGCCACCTGATAATCATAAGATTAATTGACATCCCTTAATGTGAGAACAAACTCACAAGCAAATTAAATTAACATGAGATATATCCGAAGAGCATGATAAAAGGAAATTATTGTAGAAGcttaataacaataaacttaaacatcataatcatgctacaaaccaaatatttaatttaaaataaaattaaatctttatatATACCAAAGAATATTCATGCTATAACTGATTCACATATACTCAatgattctttaaataaataaatgaaattctATACTTGTATTTTCCAAAACAGAAGGAAACCAAAACTTTATattctataaataaacaaataattatagaatctatatttttccaaaatttaaaGAATCAACCTTTAATTTCTACACATACcaaattgtatcaaaatattttgagaatccTTATAATTGCTATTTAATGGCAATTAAtcttttacaaaaaatatatacaataaccaaatatatatatttatcaaatCTTCATATACCTTATTTCTCAAAATAATCTTTTAAGTACAAAATTCATGAGAATCAAAACTTTAAACCAATTTATCTCGTAACCTCATATCTGAATCAATGAACAATTTCAGACCGTATGAAAGAGTAACTCTAACAATCCGAAGAGATGAAAACATTgtccacaaaaagaaaaaaaaaaatctttaaatacGATAGACAATCAAAAATCCatcttttaattttcaattttaaactcAATGTTACTCTGgccttaattttcttaattttcttaatgGTCTTAATTATGTGACTCTCACAATTCAAGTTCACATACCAAGCAAAATGTCTTTTACCGGTTCAAATTCCATATTACCTCTGTAACTTATATACCGAATCAAATTCTTGATACATTCTTATCTTTGAAAGaacaataatttgaaattaGACTAAATTAAAACTGAAGCTTTATTTGTTACCGACCTTATTCAATCTAATCATAAATTGACAGTAACACACAATAGTGCAAAATATGAATTTGAATCGGAATCGCAAAGTTAACACAAATTATGAATAAAGCAAAGAACTTTAGCCAAATAATCTCGGTTGaccatcaatttaaaaaattaaccaaaaaacCATTCTTTGAAGAACTAACTTTCGTACTTATAAAAGCTAGCAAAGTCAAAATTCCTGTATATACAAAATCAACTCTTTATTTACTAGACACAAATTGATTTCATATAACAACCGATAATTATTTACCTTCGCAATCTTTGtgaattaatatattatatcgCAAAATATATATCGATCCAGAGAGAAAAGAAATTGTTGAACGCTAAATAATCCCAATAAATTAAACATgaagacctgctctgataccaattgttagaattaacttaataatttaatcatatacaTGCTCttaataacaaagattaaatctataatattactttagtgcggaagccaaataaacacaagcatgtatataaaacaggatctacgacatgttgatttatcaaagatCATAGtaataggaatacctggatgacgaatccattagatgaactaaccgttataatcctgaaacacaaagagagacggacgacgagcatccgttggcttgtggttcttcctcaaccaggactccttatgcctttaggactcttctgatggggagaagagtcaatatgcagtgtgtccggtatattggggaccatagcctatatatagtgtgatggccaattagggttcccattattccgaaattggccatcctgacatccactcatattgagcccatatccaattaattaattaattctaaatagaaatctaattagccttttactttatttgatcacttaatcaattaaggctcctaattgataaatagctaatataattatatataaagatatttgcccacataatattattgaaatattataaaatattccaacaagtCCCGTAAGCATCGTTCAATTGGTAGATACATCATAGTTaatattatttgaaaatatgTGTATAAGTGGATAACTCTCATGGAAGACTTGTTATACACCAAACACTTATATTTGAGGGTGGATGTGCTAGATTCGAGTGTACCTCTAATATTGAGtgtggaagaagatgaatagaaAGGAAATTTCTAAAATCAAATAGTGTAGTTGGACTTAAGTGTGTATCCTCGTGTTGAAACTAAAATGAATGTTCATATATTGTGGAGTAAATTAAAATAGTTGTATGAGCATAAGAACGTGCAAAATAAAGCATGTTTGATGTGAAAGGTGGTTAATATGAACCCTGATTCTGCCACGTGTTGACAAAATATTTGCAAGGTTGAGAGAAAATTATCCTTAATGATCGTCGTCATAAGTCCCTTACTCAAACTATAATACATGTCTTCAaatttgtatattattatttgaattcGTAATGAGTTGAAGCTTATATGTCACTTTGCACAAAACAAACATCGTACTGAGACGAGACAACTAAAAAACTTCGCACAGGACGACCAACAAAACAACGACGCTGCACTTTGGCGatttaaaaaaaactcaaatatatGTGAATAGCACTTATTTTGATAGATGGAGAAAAAACACGATTGAGAGGCGTGATTCCGATTCAAAAAATTATCCAAAACCACCCCTATCTCATGGATGAGCTAAGAATCTtctcaaaaaaacaaaaaaaaactatggtcGACTCTAACACACcctaaaagtaaaataatgcATTCATTTCAAGCACACTCAAAACCATCCCTTCACGATACTTTCAAAATCATGATATGGATTGCATATTCATATTAAgcatattaataataatactttTACAGAATAAATTTTGCTCAATTACTCTTGTgcacaaaagagaaaaataaatgacttaaaaaatattttagataaCAATTTGAGCATGATTATTAGATTATCTTTTTACTGACTCTATTAATAAAAGAAACTTATATAAATTGATGAAATGAAACAATATCTATAATTCactcttgtaaaaaaaattgcaaaacttAATCAAAAGACACATTTTTAGCAAGAATGGTCAATAACTTAAAACAGCATAGTTCCTCTCTTAACATTCAAACAACAATTTGTTACATCATACTTTATTAATAAACTTTTGTAAAATCAACTTAAATTAACACCATATCAATATTAATCCAGTACATATGCATCTTTTCCTATCACAGACAagtaatttcaaattaattattcCAAGATTAAAGGCTGCGGAGGAGAACCCCTTCAAAAGTAATCCCTGGTCCAAAAGCCAATCCTAATCCCCATTCTTCACTTCCATCTTCCTTCAAATAATCCCTCATATATTCCATCACATAGAATATAGTATTGCTACTAACATTTCCATAATCCATTAATGCCTTCCTACTACAATCCAACTTATCACTTTTCAATTTAAGTGTATTTTCTAGCTTATTGAGTATAGCTGGCCCACCAGGATGAACAGCCCAAAATAAGTCATTAAATTCCTTAACATCACTTTTAGCCATAACTTTCTTGCAAAATTCTTCAATATTGTCTTCAATTTTTTGAGGAAGGTCTCTTCCAAGCTTAAAATTAATTCCCTCTTCAGTGATTCTACCATCAATCACATTTTGTGTATCTGGCAAGAATTTTTGGACAGCATAGTTAATTTCCATGAAAGGTGATTCTTGATTCAATATAGGGTCTGTTCCAATTATAGCAGCCGCGGCGCCATCACCGAAAAGCGCAGCGCCAACGAGGTCATAAGGTCTAGCTTTACTCGGTGGTCGAAAACCGAGAATCGTGGTCTCGGAAGTTGTGAGTAACACCCTACTACCAGGGTTATTCTCGGCGATGTCTTTGGCGACACGTAAGCCAGTGACACCGCCGTAGCAACCAAGGAAATAGAGCATTACACGATTAACATCGCTGTTTAGGCCGAGTTCATTTGCAAGATAAAGGTCACCACCGGGTAGACGAATTTCGCTCGAGGAAACATAGACTATGTGTGTGATATCTTGAGGTGATCTTCCCCATTGTTTGATGCAATCTTTGCTTGCTCTTGTTGCCATTTCAACTACTGCTGGATTTGCTATTTCTAGCTTTTGTCTTATTGTTGGTGTTCCATCTATGGCTAGCTCTGGATAGTTGTCTAGGATCTCCTTTGACATTACTGTGTATCTTGTTTTCACAGTTGTGTTTTTGCCTGAAAATGATCAAAATTTAGATTAGTAATCTTTTATTGAATGTTCTTTCGCAAATTCGATATTTGATATTGTAGAGAATTGCAATTATACGCGGTAGTTGTGTGGCCTTAATCGTGGTTGCAGAGACATAAAAAATCTTGATAAttaaaaatgatgttttttataaataaatataaaatttatttcgcCAATTTAAAAGACGATAAAACttttaatcaaaaaaaaaaaaacgataaaACTGACTTTGCTAGTCACATTGAAATCTTTGATGTTAATTGCAGAGAATCACACTTGAATGTGATAATTATGATCTCAATTAGTTGCACTTGTGGAGTCATCAAATTTTTGTTGACACGGTCCAAAGTCCAAACTTTGGATGTAAATCGTTTTTTTCACACGTGACAATAATATTGTagactaaattatttaataaataagaaAGTAAAAAGCCAATTTTTTGACTTACAAAGACGCTCCAATTTCTCCTTAATATAAGTATCGTCGCACTTAGTGTCGCGAATGAACCCTTCCACCAAACACTCTTGAGGGAGGACTTGGGCGGGGAAAGCCTTTCCTAATGCAAGTATTGTCGCCTTCCCTTGAGTAGGTGCACGCCTAGCACGTGGTCCATTCGCCGAGGAACTTGCATTCAAATCACCTTGAGACATTTTCTTAAGATTCAAGCAAACACTAGTTCTTGTGTTCTAGTGTTATGGAAACAATGAATCAAGGCTTAGTGATAAAATTGAGAAATTATCGGATTATAAATAAAGACATTGGCAATGTTATTGACAAGAAGTTGGTATCAAGCAAGGGTAGCATGTGGTGTTGAAAATTGTTACATTATTTGAGTTTGGTTATGTTTTAATGTTCATGGTTTTTTGATGTGTGAATGAAATTGGTTTCATAGATCAACGATCTTTGACTTTTCTTATTTGTTTAGTACCAAATTCAATTCTAACTTGCAACACTATTCAGCCTATAATATGTAAGTGTTAAGTAGAAAAAAGTCAAACACAGAAACAACATGTTTATCATAAAGCTGGTGGGAGACAATAGATgtgaagaaaaattaatttaaaaaaaatggtaaaagaaaatGTTTTAAAATGAATGACTCTTTtgaattttaagaaaatattaataatttattttctaattctATCCCTTCAAGTTAATATATTATAGTATTTAttccacacaaaaaaaaagtcaatgtATTCCACTATGAATCTATGATAAGTGGCTTAGcttgttttgtttctcaattttattaaaataaaaacataaaaacagaatctattaatttagtaaaaatactatttatttattttattcatttttatattttttaatccgTGTAAAATGATTAAATATGTCACTCATTTTAGGACTCAGAGAGTACATTAGATTAACTAGGGAGCAATACCTCTAATCTAACCTAATTTATGgatattaaaacaaaaagttaAAGTAGtaataatttgtcaaaaatattctATTACGTTACATATTTATTCCTATAATTAATGATGTAATGGTTGTT
This genomic interval from Trifolium pratense cultivar HEN17-A07 linkage group LG6, ARS_RC_1.1, whole genome shotgun sequence contains the following:
- the LOC123890614 gene encoding type III polyketide synthase A, producing the protein MSQGDLNASSSANGPRARRAPTQGKATILALGKAFPAQVLPQECLVEGFIRDTKCDDTYIKEKLERLCKNTTVKTRYTVMSKEILDNYPELAIDGTPTIRQKLEIANPAVVEMATRASKDCIKQWGRSPQDITHIVYVSSSEIRLPGGDLYLANELGLNSDVNRVMLYFLGCYGGVTGLRVAKDIAENNPGSRVLLTTSETTILGFRPPSKARPYDLVGAALFGDGAAAAIIGTDPILNQESPFMEINYAVQKFLPDTQNVIDGRITEEGINFKLGRDLPQKIEDNIEEFCKKVMAKSDVKEFNDLFWAVHPGGPAILNKLENTLKLKSDKLDCSRKALMDYGNVSSNTIFYVMEYMRDYLKEDGSEEWGLGLAFGPGITFEGVLLRSL